A genomic segment from Glycine soja cultivar W05 chromosome 20, ASM419377v2, whole genome shotgun sequence encodes:
- the LOC114402266 gene encoding 3-ketoacyl-CoA synthase 19-like, giving the protein MDLLFLCLLPFLLYSFFTFYKLIILQRRSGQACYMLAYECFMPPEDTKLDTNSAAKIVLRNRKLRLEELRFLLKTIVSSGIGENTYCPRTVLEGREECPTLKDTYEEIDEIMFDTLDNLFKKTGIRPSEVDILVVNVSLFSPAPSLTARIINRYKMRENIKAFNLAGMGCSASVVAIDVVQQLFKTYENSVGVVVSTEDLGAHWYCGRDKKMMLSNCLFRSGGCSMMFTNKASLKSRAILKLKHMERTQYGADDEAYNCCIQMEDELGYSGFLLTKSLVKSAAQALTVNLQAMAPNILPLWEMVRFFFASIWYSGMKKRELLPFVTGMVLGKGNKKKTKLNVLGGGLNFKAGIEHFCVHPGGRAVIDGVGKGLRLNEYDLEPARMALHRWGNTSAGGLWYVLGYMEAKKRLKKGDRILMISLGAGFKCNNCVWEVMRDLSDTNVWKDCIETYPPDTLNNPFKEKYDWINDEYLSFVRLDFSRMVL; this is encoded by the coding sequence ATGGATCTTTTGTTCTTATGCCTCCTTCCCTTCTTATTGTACTCTTTCTTTACCTTCTACAAGTTGATTATTCTTCAACGTAGATCAGGACAAGCATGCTACATGTTGGCTTACGAGTGCTTTATGCCCCCAGAAGACACGAAACTCGACACGAACTCCGCAGCAAAAATCGTGCTACGAAATAGAAAGCTGAGGTTGGAGGAGTTAAGGTTCCTCCTGAAAACCATCGTGAGTTCTGGTATTGGGGAGAACACTTACTGCCCCAGAACCGTTCTGGAAGGGAGAGAAGAGTGTCCAACTCTGAAGGACACGTACGAGGAGATAGACGAGATCATGTTCGATACACTGGACAACCTCTTCAAGAAGACAGGAATTCGTCCCTCGGAGGTAGACATCCTTGTGGTGAACGTGTCCTTGTTCTCCCCAGCACCTTCTCTCACAGCACGCATCATAAACAGGTACAAGATGAGGGAGAACATCAAGGCCTTCAACCTTGCCGGAATGGGGTGCAGTGCGAGCGTTGTTGCTATCGATGTCGTGCAACAGCTTTTCAAGACTTACGAGAACTCCGTTGGGGTTGTTGTGAGCACTGAGGATCTCGGTGCGCATTGGTACTGCGGAAGGGACAAGAAAATGATGCTTTCTAACTGTCTCTTTCGCTCTGGTGGCTGCTCCATGATGTTTACGAACAAGGCTTCTCTCAAGAGCCGTGCGATATTGAAACTGAAGCACATGGAGAGGACTCAGTATGGTGCTGATGATGAGGCTTACAACTGCTGCATACAGATGGAGGATGAGTTAGGGTATTCAGGTTTTCTCCTCACCAAGAGTCTTGTGAAGAGTGCTGCTCAAGCCTTGACGGTGAATCTTCAAGCGATGGCGCCAAATATTCTGCCACTGTGGGAAATGGTGAGGTTCTTTTTTGCATCTATATGGTATAGTGGGATGAAGAAGAGGGAGCTGCTACCCTTTGTCACTGGGATGGTTCTTGGAAAGGGTAATAAGAAGAAGacaaagttgaatgtgttgGGAGGGGGTTTGAATTTCAAAGCTGGGATAGAGCACTTTTGTGTGCACCCTGGTGGGAGGGCAGTTATTGATGGGGTTGGTAAGGGTTTAAGGCTCAATGAATATGACCTTGAGCCTGCAAGGATGGCACTTCACCGTTGGGGTAACACTTCTGCTGGTGGACTTTGGTATGTTTTAGGGTACATGGAGGCCAAGAAGAGGCTCAAGAAGGGGGATAGGATCCTCATGATTAGTCTTGGAGCTGGGTTCAAGTGCAACAACTGTGTTTGGGAGGTCATGAGGGACTTGTCTGATACTAATGTGTGGAAGGACTGCATAGAAACTTACCCTCCAGACACACTAAACAACCCTTTCAAGGAAAAGTATGATTGGATCAATGATGAATATCTTAGCTTTGTGAGGTTG